The Ziziphus jujuba cultivar Dongzao chromosome 1, ASM3175591v1 genome segment taaaataataaaaaattctctatttctttttccattttcaagAAATCACTTTCTAGTACTTTCtatattaagaaagaaaaagaaaaaagaattatattttaatacctCATATGCATCTTATATGGGATGGTGGTTAAGTTTCTATTGGTCCAAATTTGAACTATCTAatttgcaattaaaaaaaaaaaaatttgaagttcaATATCATCAGTTTTAAAAATGAAGGTCAAAATTGTTGCAATATTCCCAAACGAGGATATCAAAACTCAATTaagtcaaaattattatttttaaattagcagGAAACAGTGGTTTATTGCCACTCACTCTCTGTGACATGTGTGACGCaatataattgatttgattattattatttttattgttacttGACATTGGGATGGGACGCCATATTttgcaagaaaaaaatattggatttgaCACTAGGATGTCCCGTGGAGACTTTTTGAACTGATCGATGAGTCATGGGATAATTCatgtcatatatattatatatatatttatgtatatatgcaaTGCAGATCTCTCAAAGGGCAAGATCTTTCTGGTGTGCTTCCACCATCTCCTGCAAAGTTACGACACATTAAAGCAGTGTAAGGGAAACGTATGCCTTTATTATTAACTTTATATATCGACTATGCTTCCATGAATATTCAtctgaattaattaaatatagtttaaaaaatatagggATTTCACACGGAACTACCTTAGTGGAAAAATACCACCAGAATGGGTTTTCACCAAGTTGGAATCTATGTAAGCATATTTGTAGACTTGATGTGTGAAGTTtcacattggttggaaaaaaaaacGAAGCATGTCATATAAATGGGTATGAAtactttttttttgaaaaaccgAGGGTTGGATTGTAAAAGGattttttatatccaaaaaaaacaatatctcatgcggataGACCTCAAGAAGAAGAATTGTGAAGTTCCACTCGTACGGATGATTTGGACTGTCACATAATGTGTATAAATTATAATCAGTGTCAGCCAGACACATACTCATTTTGCTGAATTGATCATAGAATTTGTATATTGCAGTTCCGTCGCTGTGAACAAGTTAACAGGACCAATCCCGGACTACCTTGGAAATATAACCACTCTAACATATCTGTATGCAAACATTAAATCACTTgtaaaattaacattttatttttattttttatcatttggtTTAGTATGTATTGCTCAACATGAAGaaaattactatattttttCAGGAGTTTAGAAAACAACATGTTTTCTGGAACCATTCCCGGTGCGCTTGGGAACCTGATCAACTTGAAACATCTGTCAGtttctttttattcattttcttgaTTTTAATTGCTGTCGTTTAATTTAATTGTTCATTTACCGATTATCCATGATTTTAATAAGCAAAATATACTGGATAGATTGAagttcattttttaatatattatttagtttaCATATGCAGCAACCTTAATGCTAACAATCTCACTGGAGAGTTGCCTATGGCTCTCTCTTATCTCACCAGATTGGGAACGGTGTAAGGTACACTTAATTTAATGGAAACAATTTTAGCTAGATTCTGCCTTCAGTCATATGTcgcatcaatttttattattaattaaacaatattatattatatatcttcTTTCAATTTTGGGCTTGGCTTGCAGTAGATTGAGTAGCAACAACTTCACAGGAAGAATACCCAACTTTATTAAGAATTGGAAAAATCTTACAATATTGTAAGTATAATTATTTTCACTGTATATGCATTCTActtaatgtatttattttttttaagtagctAGTTTGTTTAACATTAATTCATACAGTCAAGTTGTGTCATTAATTAACAGAGAAATTCAATCTAGCGGTTTGGAAGGACCAATCCCTAGTACTATATCTGAGCTGCATTAGCTGTGAGTTACTTTCTCTTTCTATCTCTCATTAAGtttcatgcatatatatgtatatatagttctttaatttccttttcattCTCCAAAATCTTAAGGTGCCTTCAagatagaaaattaaaagttagCTAATAGTGTTCACAATGCTAATATGTACGCAGAATAATTAGCGACTTGAATGGTGGAAAGGACTCGTGGTTTCCAACCTTAGGATATATGGAGAACAGGACAAAACTGTAAGTAGCTCAAATGCTGCAGAAACCTATAATATTAGAGTCTTTTACGATCAAAAGCACGCAAACTCTGCTTACTTAAAGTTAGATTTATGTTACAGGGTGCTGAGAAGCTGTAATCTTATTGGACCAATCCCTAAATATTTGAAGGATATGAAGAATCTCCAGATCTTGTAGAATATCAATCTATTTCCCCTTTTTGCCTAATTCATGCCTTTCATCTTTGAAAGCTTGTAacactaaaaattaaatacatgctTCATCTTTGAAAGCTTGTAACACTAAAAATTAAGGTTTGGTTGAGCCAATCCTGttttattaattcttaatttataaaaattaattagcttGGTTTTCTATTGTAGAGATCTCACATTTAACAAATTAGAAGGAGATATCCCAGATTTTGAATTTCTGGTATGTTTTCTTAAAGTTGTTTGTGATGTATGCATtaggatgcatatatatatatatatatatattaaatttgtgGCTAGGATATGTAATATGTGAAGTTATtgatgtatatttatttaatgtggATTATATTCTTGTTGAAATACCACCCGTCCAAAAACCTAAGTTATTGAAAGGTGGACCAACTTTGCACGTAGATATATGGAAGCAGGCTTAACTAAGGTGCATGTTACAAttctcaaaaaaaagaaaaaaaaaaaaaaagagaggctataagaagaagaagaaaaaaaaaaagagtatttcTGCTTTTTTAAAGTAAGATCCTCCTATGTAATAAttgtattctaaaattttaaagttcaaCTCAATTACATAAAATCTAGTGGTCATGATGAAAAGAGATtactttaaaaagtaaaatacaactttttaaagtttaattgtagatatatttttataaaataattttttgataataggCAAAATCTTTCATCATGTGAGGAGCGATACATATCCCACCAACTCTTGGTGGGATGTGATAAACTGACTGTGCTGCAGCCATGTCACAGTCAGCAGCCATGTCATCGTATAGCCACGTCATCATACAATCTGGATCAACAAGTGTCTGCTTCAAACAAATCACCTCCAagtgataaaaacaaaattggtgCAGGATAAATGTTATCAGCGATAAAGCTGGTGTAGCTGGTGTAGTTATCTGTCATTGGTAATCCTTATTTTGCCTTTTCTTGTAACTAACGTATGGTGAAATACTTGTATAAATAATGTTGTAAAAGTccatattaaaaagaaaaaaagagaacgTGCAGTAAACAGTTAAGTAATACAATATACACAAAGCACACTTTTTAttcctttcttgttttttatcatggtatcagagcttggaaAATCTCCAAAGCTTAATCTGAAAGTAGCTTTGGAAATTGAACCAAGGTTAACCATCCAATCTTTTCATCAATGTTCCAGTTTGATATCTTTAAAActtgatttttcaaattatcTACTATGGAGATATGCTTCCCTTGGTTTGAAGTTTGGGAATTCTACATCACATTACTAATGCTGAATGTCCATTAGAAGAACTTCAGATAGAAACTAGTGGAGGCAGTGGAAGCAGTAAAGTTTGTAATCCAAATTATCAACTATGGATCAACAATGATGGCCTGTTTATAACTTGGTTGCTCGGGACAATGACAGTAGATGTACTTAGCTTCACCTTCGGCCTGGAGACAGCTTTCAGTGTTTGGCATGCCATTGAAGAGCAACTGCTGCCAGCTACGAAGGAGAAGGAAATCTACTTAACTAATCGTTTGATGGGTTTGAAGAAAGGATCTGCAACCTTAGATAAGTATCTCAAAAACTTTAACTCTATTTGTGATAATTTATCTGCAATTGGAAAACCAGTGAATGACTTGGATAAATGCTTTCATTTATCTAGAGGATTAGGCCATACTTATCAAGATTTTAGGTTGTCTATGTTGTCAAAGCCCCCATATCCGACATACATGCAGTTTGTTCTCTCTTTAAGGTCTCATGAACAGGTTCTAAGTAATTTTTCAGGAGAAAAACAGGGCCTGAATCAAGAATATGCATTTGTTGGCCAACGAAGTCATGGAACAGGAAGAGGACCTGGTGGTAGATTCAGTTCCCATGGACGTGGTTTTGGACCCACAAGCTTCTCTATGCCAAATCATGGAGGTTTCAGTCCTACAAACTTTTCTATCCATAATCGTGGAGGAAGTCATTTTTCAACACAAGGCCGTGGCAGCTATTTTTCCCGTAATATAGCTCCTGCACCAGTTTCTAATAGCACTCAGACCTTGAAATCCTCTCAAAAAGAAGCAAAGAAGCAGTCATATGTCAAATATGTGGTAGACCCTATCATACTGCTTCCAATTGTTAGAACATATATGATCCTATAGATGAACCCGGTGAACACCACGAAGCTAATGTTGCCCATAAAGTTCAAGAAGAACCCACATTCTTTGCAGATTCTGGAGCTACATCCCACATGACTAATGACCCAGGTACCTTATCAATTTCTAAACCTTACAAGGGATCAGATGTTATCTATGTGGGTAATGGGAAAGCTTTATCAATTTCCCATATTGGAAACACTACACTTAAATCTCGtcagaaaaatatttctttaaaaaatgtcTTGGTAGTTCCAGAATTGACAAAAAATCTACTTTTAGTTAGTAAATTGACTGATGATAATGCTTGTAGTGTGGAATTCACCTCTTCTGGTTTTTTGATTAAGGACCTCAACAATCAAATAATAGCCAAGGGGCATAGACAAGGTGGACTGTATGCTTTGAATGATGACAGCTACAATCAAGCGTTGGCAGCAATAAAAGGTGGAGGTGGTTCATCTGAAATATGGCATCTCAGATTGGGTCATCCAAACACTCGGTTCTTACAAAccttagataaaaataaaaatatttctgttTCAAGTTGGATAATAAATTCTTCTGTGTGTGAAAGTTGTCAATTAGGGAAGCAATGTAAACTTCCTTTTGGTACTTCCAATATTCTTTCTACTGCTCCTTTGAATAAGATACATTGTAACCTATGGGGACCTGCTCCTATTTTATCTactcaaggttttaaatattacgttatttttattgatgattacagTAGATTCACTTGGTTTTATCCTTTAAAAAGGAAATCAGATTTCTATGATACTTTTCTCAAATTTCAGAAGatggttgaaaatcaatttgataaaaaaattaaaatctttcaaagtGATGGTGCGGTGAATTGCAATCACAGATATTTATATCTCGTTTGGATTATTGTGGTATTATTCATCAAATTTCTTGTCCAagaacaccacaacaaaatgctGTAGCTGAACGAAAGCATCATCACCTTGTTGAAACAAGTTTGACTATGATGTTTCATGCTGAGATACCACCTAAATATTGGGTAGATATTTTTTTGACTGctacatatttgataaatagaCTGCCAGCTTCTtctttaaaaatggaaattccatataaaaaattatatggacAATTGCCACATTATATGGGTCTTCGAGTTCTGGGCTACAGATGTTATCCATATCTTAGACAATCGGGAAATAATAAGTTTATGAAGAAAACTTATCCGTGTATTTTTATTGGCTACAGTCCTTCTCACAAGGGGTACATATGCTTGGATCCAAAGACGAATCGAGTATTTATTTTAAGGCACGTTGtatttgatgaaaaattatttccttttaaaactaatatttcttCTATTGCACAGGAATCGCTTGAACTGACTACTTTTTTAGCGCTGATGAGTAGTATGCCACACTCAAAGACCAAGGCTCACATGACAGTCAAATCCAAAATTGGTCACCCAACCCCTTACCCAACAGTTCATAAAACAAGAACCAGTCCACAGCACCTATATTACCCACCAGCTGTTGTGATGAGACAACCCACTTACAACCAGTCTTCTCTTCCTCACCTACCACCTGCTGCCTTCCATCCCAACCGGTCCCCACTCAAACACATACCCCCATGTCACCTACCTCCTCACCTACCCCTTGCTGCACTACATCACAACTGGTCCCCACTCACTCATAATTACTTTTTGATCAGGTACCACCCTCACCTACAACACCAAACCTGAGCTCCTCTTCTTGTGACTTCTCACACATGCCAACCTCTCGTTTCTCTCAAACTCATAGCCTCACGTCCCCACAGTCTCCTACAACCATCACAGTTTCTCCTAATCCCACTCAAGACATCTCCTCTCAATTATTTCTGGACTTAGATTTCCCACCGTTACCTTCTCCTTCCCCTCAATGCCCCATTCAACCTCATCACCCCATGCTCACACGCCATCAGCTCAAACAAAACCCCCACCGTCTCATTGAGCTTCATCCTCATAATACCACCAACATTGCTCTTCTCCTTGAAACAACCCCTGTTCCCGTTCCCAAATCAGTTAAGACAGCCCTTACTCTCCCTGAATGGCGCAATGCCATGCTTGAAGAATTATCTGCTCTTCACGCCAATGCCACTTGGGTCTTATTACCTCGGCCAATGAATGTTAATGTGGTCGGTTCCAAATGGGTCTATCGTGTGAAATACAAAGAAGATGGTTCTTTGGATCGTTATAAAGCACGCTTGGTGGCCAAAGATTATACGCAAATTGAAGGCATCGACTATGATGAGACTTTCAGCCCGGTGGTGAAACCCACTTCTATTCGGTTGATCATATCCATTGCTCTTTCCTATGGGTGGCCGGTTAAGCAACTTGATGTAAAAAATGCCTTTTTGAATGGGCATCTTAAAGAACAGGTTTTCATGGAGCAACCTCCTGAATTTGTTGATCGTTCCAACCCAGATTATGTGTGCCTTCTCAAAAGATCTCTTTATGGCCTCAAACAAGCTCCTAGAGCTTGGTTTGATCACCTCTCATAGTGCTTACTCGTCTTGGGTTTCCAGTGTAGTAAAGCTGActcttctttgtttatttttaaacataccaCTGATATCGTTCTTCTCCTCGTCTATGTTGATGATGTTCTCTTGACAGGTTCTAATACTTCTTTACTTGCTGCTTTGGTCACCGGCTTAAACACTGATTTTGCTCTAAAGGATCTTGGTTCTcttcattattttttgggtattgaaGCTCGGCCTTTTTCTGGTGGTTTGTTCTTATCTCAAACCAAATATGCTCATGATCTTTTGCAGCGGGCCAATTTGTTAGGTGCTGCTCTCATGGCCACCCTGATTTCTTTCAAACAAACCTTTCATAGCCAAGATCATCTTCCTGTCAATGCAACCGAATATCGAAGTCTGGTGGGAGCACTTCAATATCTCACATTTACACGGTCAGATATTCAGCAAGCTGTTAATTATGTGTGTTAGCATTTTCAAACTCCCCAACAGCAACATCTTCGGGCCGTTAAGCGTATCCGCCGATATGTTTGTGGTACCATGGACTATGGTTTACGTTTCTTAAAACACAGCTCCAATTGTCTTCAAGGCTGCTCTGATGCGGACTAGGCTGGCTTCCCTTTAACTAGATGCAGCACTATGGGTTTTTGCATTTACTATGGTGCCAACTTGATCTCTTGGTCCCCCCAAAAAACAACCTACTGTTGCTTGTTCAAGTACGGAAGCTGAATATCGAGCCATGGCCTCCGCTGCCGTCGAACTCACTTGGATCTCTCACTTGCGGCAAGAAATCGGTATCTTGTATGACAGGCCACTGAAGCTGTATTGTGATAATCTTAGTGCTTTTCATCTCACCATTAATCTGGTCTTTCATAATTGAACCAAACACTTTTAGCTCGACTATCATTTCATTCGAGAGAAGGTTGCCTCTGGAGAAATTACCACCCAGTACCTGCCGTCTTCTTCTCAAATTGCAGATCTGTTTACAAAACCTTTCAGCCGTTctcaatttcttcattttcgtGACAAACTAGGAGTTCACAAGCTCCTACTCGCCAGTTTGAGGGGGGGATGATAAGCTGACTGTGCTGCAGCCACGTCACAGTCAGTAGCCATGTCATCGCATAGCCACATCATCATACAATCTGGATCAACAAGTGTTTGCTTCAAACAAATCACCTCCAagtgataaaaacaaaactggTGCAAGATAAATGTTATCAGCGATAAAGCTGGTGTAGCTGGTGTATTTATCTGTCATTGGTAATCCTTATTTTGCCTTTTCTTGTAACTAACGTATGGTGAAATACTTGTATAAATAATGCTGTAAaagtcaatattaaaaaaaaaaaaaaaaagagaaagtgcAGTAAACAGTTGAGTAATATAATATACACAAAGCACATTTTTTGATCCTTTCTTGGTTTTTATCAGGATGTATGCATTCTTCAAAATTCTTTGTTTTACATTCCACCCGTGCTGGTGGAATGTTCATTTACTAAATATAATaggattatatatgtatatattttctattggaaATGTCACTTATGATGGGATATTTTTCCGGACTGTTCTAAACAAAATATTCCCCATAAAGGATTGACTCTATATATAACTGTTGTTTTCTTGTAAACTATCGCAACTTATGATGAACCACACCACATGGATGCTGGTGTAACAAGTTATAATGAACGACAGCCCTTTAATTAATTCAATGTTTATTAATCTGTTTGATACttttagtttgaaaaaaaaaaaaaaaaaaaattggtccaACAATCGTTATGAGTATCCTTATCCATACATTAACTGAACAGGTACTTGACAAGTAACCTGCTTAACGGTACTATTCCCGACTGGCTGATAGTACAAAAGGCTAAGTAGTATGTTCTCCATCACAATTTAGATAGCTTTTCGTACGTTTTCCATTTCTGTTAATTGTATATACTTGTCATGTGATCACTAAAGTGCAATATATATTATCAGACATTGGGTTTATTTCATCAACTTAATTGTTATAATcgaattctatttatttatatttattttctataccTCTTTCAAAGAATctctaatatatttatttgagacccataattagttaattaaagaAGGAATTATATATTCATGATTGTTTTTTGTGCAGCAACACTGATCTTTcctataataatttaaaagttcCTGAGAAACTTGCACCACCTAATTGTGGAGAAACATTGTCATCTCTACCAGCCGAGTTATTTCATCTTCGTGTATTTTCATTTGTCCAATATTATCATGATACTATACcaaaatattttgaacccaatatttttttttttgatcggTACATCAGGAATTTGTTCAGAAGCTTTTCTTCACATGAGAACTCGTAAGCATTTAATTGAACTTAAATGTAaactttaatttctttatcagccgatcgttttttttttttttaattgacatAAATTAACATGACACTTTATTAATTTgctcatttttatttaataacaataatcaaaGAGTACCCGTGGCCTACTGCAGGACGGATCAGAGACGACGTTGCAAAAAAGGTAACTATATATGTGTAAGCATCTTGATTAGAATCAGACCCAAACATATGCTTATAATTGCTAGGTAATTCATCCCCATGGGTAAATTGGCTTCTAATTTCTAATTGTTTATGATCATTGATGTTGAACACAGATAGATACTCATTACACATAAATTGTGGTGGAGAAGCAACCAGAATTGGAAAAATCTATTATGAAGGGGACAATTACAATGTAGAAGAAACAGATTTGTACATCCCCTTTGGTGGTACTTGGGAAATTAGTAATACTAGACACTTCTGGTATGTAGACAACTCAGAGCAGATATACACAACCAAGAATGTATCcatacttcaaatgaataactcAGAATTGTACACCAGTGCACGCCTCTCGCCTCTTTCTCTCACCTATCATGCACGTTGCCTAGCAAATGGAAATTACACTGTCAAACTTCACTTCTCAGAGATAATAATTAGAGGCAATAAATCCTTTCGCAGTCTTGGGAGACGAATATTTGATGTTTACATTCAGGTAATATTAACTTAAATTGCATTTTACCATTACATgcttgattaaatatatatttttatgaaaatttaataatttaattggacaaatttattaattaataatattgtagGAGAAATTTAAATTGCTGGATTTTAACATTCAAGAAGAAGCAAAAGGGGTTGACAAGGCAGTCGTTAAGAAATTTAAAGCAGTTCTGgtgaagaataaaattctagagaTTCGATTTCATTGGTCTGGGAAAGGAACAACAGCCGTTCCAAGAAGAGGAACATACGGTCCTCTAATATCAGCTATTTCTGTGGATGCTGGTAAGTTCTACAAGTAGAACATATATCTTAAAGGTCAAAACaacatagatatataaattaatatgtgAAAATCattaactcatttttttttgagtttgactctctctctctctctctctatatatatatatatataaattaatagtcTATTTTTTAATGTAGACATTCGTATTTTTATCGTCAATAATATCATTTTAGATAatgatttttctattaaaacttgtataaaaaaaatacggTACAAATAAGACATATAAAAACTGCATTTTTATACATCATTTCTAAAATATCTACGTTCGCACTATAAATTcccatttaaattaatatctaACCTCAATCTTTATTTAGTACAGTTCCACTACCCGAATGGGTGAGCTTGTACCTCTACTTGCTTCCCTAGTTAATAAAATGGTGGTATTCAgtacgtacatatatatacatataagccCCTCTAATATATGGTGGTATTTTGGACTTGACTAGTACTCTACTTCTGTGCAGAGTTCAAGCGTCCAGTAAATATTCTTTTCATACTGGCTGGGGTCATCATTCCTGTATTGTGTCTCATTTGCATTATATCGGGCATTCTTGGGTGGAAATGCTATTTAAGAGCATCAAGGGAAAAAGATGATGgccataaaatacaaatttgcggtGGTAAAATTGATCTCGATCATTGTTACCAATTAATTATTGTCATTTAACCATACTCAAGATCacactataaaaataaaacaacaaatggTATTTTATTAACTCAAATTGGTCCAAATATCCTTATTAATCTTATTCTTTTTGGACAAATTTAAGGGGTCTAGATCTGCAGACTGGTTTTTTTACCTTCAAACAAATTAAAGGAGCTACGAACAACTTCGACCCTACAAACAAGATCGGAGAAGGTGGATTTGGATCTGTCTACAAggtaaaaacatatatatatatgtatagatatatatatatgtatatatatcttattaatCTTCTCTTAACATAGTATAACTTATTCCAATTCCTTCTCGATACAAACTATGGATATAATGTTAACAAAATTAACATTTGCAATAATGCAGTGTACACTGTTGGATGGCTCAATAATTGCAGTTAAGCAACTTTCTGCAAAATCAAAACAAGGAAATCGTGAATTTGTGAATGAAATAGGGATGATTTCTGGTTTACAGCATCCGAATCTTGTTAGATTATATGGATGCtgtgttgaaagaaatcaattgtTGTTGGTATATGAAtacatggaaaataataatcttGCGCGAGCTTTGTTTGGTGAATTTGATTtcctaattataatatatattgtttagttTCTAATTTAGTAGAATTAGGAGCCATAAAAACTTTactttattacatatatatgtatatatatatatatatataattttgaattcaTATTTGATTTTACTACAAATACTGATTACAGGTTCAGAGGATGGAGGATTGAAATTGAACTGGCCAACAACGCGAAATATAAGCATTGGTATAGCAAGGGGTCTTACTTTCTTACATGAAGAATCAACATTGAAAGTTGTTCATAGAGACATCAAGACAACCAACGTACTACTTGATGGGGACCTTAATCCTAAAATCTCTGATTTTGGTTTGGCAAAACTTGTCGAAGAGGATGACACTCACATCAGCACCAGAATCGCCGGAACCATGTgactattttttctctttaaattcattttataattttataatatataatttagaattattatatatatttacaaaagctCATATTGTAGAGAGTAACTATAGTTCATGATCAACAGAGGATACATGGCACCAGAATATGCATTGTGGGGCTACTTGACATACAAAGCAGATATTTACAGCTATGGTGTTGTTGCATTGGAAATTGTTGCTGGGAAAAAACAACATGAAATATCGACCAAGTGAGAATTATGCGGGCCTTGTAGATTGGGTAAGattaatatctttatttcatttcattatatttttgtttttattattttttaaatatgtggaaGTAGAAAGCTCAAATTTTGACAGTTGCTTCACGATTTTCATTCAATTCGATTATCCTCATGATGAGTTAGTTATATTAGacctaaacatatataatattgaataaaattaagTTGGGTGTTTTTATCAGGCTCTTGTTCTACAACAAAAAGGGGATTTAATGGAGTTGGTGGATccattaaagagaaaaaatatactTTGTATTTTTGTGAGCTGTAATGGGTGAAATATTACAATCATTCAAGTCTTAAATATCTAAAATCCAACTACATGCTGATGGttaaatcccaaaattttatagtttttaattaattaattaattaagaaaataatgaagATCATGAAGTTTTCAGGAACATGTCGATGGTGACTTGGGGACATTGCAATGTATATGTGGATTTGATTGGAAACAGACAAATAAAGTCTCATTCGAGAAAGGGGTGTATTGCCAACTACTTTGTTACAAAAGAATTTTCGCTAGTTGACAGCAACTTTCATCtgattatttacccaaaaacacAAGGGATTTGATTTGGCAACACGTTGCTGCGGTGATAAAGGTATACATTTTTTTGTACCCCAGTGTGACTCATTGAATAGTGGCAACAGTCCACCGACCCTGCCAAGTTTTGACAAGTTCAATACACATTAATTAAGTTGTGTGGAAAATTTTGACAGAAAATTCATGTTGGACTTTATCTATAAAGATTAACATCAACCACAAGTCAAAAGTCCAGCATTTTTTTAACCTTCTAGCATATTATCGTTACCCAGCGAAGCGTAGGAATGGAAGAATTAGAAAAATACTGCATAAACAAtcaatgaaatttatatagtagataatgattattaattgattataattaaatagtttatttttaaaattttaatataaaaaataataaaattaaattttattatacaaaCTAACAATTGTCATTAATgatgttaaataataaaattttaaaaattaagatgaaTGACTCATATTAGCACATTCATTTCGCACCACATGTGatggtattttttattattattatttatttatttattattattattactccttaaatttaaaaattttacaactcAAAAAAACTATCTGCTttcttagtttttattattattattgttttttcaagaGTCAAGGGTATaagaaattaattgattcagGTGGAATCTGTGAccctatatatgaaaataataacatggCTGGAGATCATTCAACAAAAGTCTCGACAGTCTCAACCATTACACTTTTTAAACTGagatattcttatattttttgaagagtAACAAAAGTTTTTCATATCAAATACAAATGTtgttgttttgaaaattttgtttatcaaGTGGTATAGTACAactttaattgaaaaataaatgtgaTTTTTGTAGAAAAGGAAGGACGCAAGATGCTGACAAATAGGAAAACAACCCAACAATTATGTATCCAAATGTTGAGACACTAAGTTGGTGGTTTTAgcatttttgtttggaaaaatattttagaataaG includes the following:
- the LOC132799321 gene encoding uncharacterized protein LOC132799321 gives rise to the protein MTVDVLSFTFGLETAFSVWHAIEEQLLPATKEKEIYLTNRLMGLKKGSATLDKYLKNFNSICDNLSAIGKPVNDLDKCFHLSRGLGHTYQDFRLSMLSKPPYPTYMQFVLSLRSHEQVLSNFSGEKQGLNQEYAFVGQRSHGTGRGPGGRFSSHGRGFGPTSFSMPNHGGFSPTNFSIHNRGGSHFSTQGRGSYFSRNIAPAPVSNSTQTLKSSQKEAKKQSYVKYVVDPIILLPIVRTYMIL